CTGTCCTTCTTCATTGGATTAGCATTGTGTACCTTCCGGCCCTCCTGCTTTACCTGGCATACTTCATCGGGAAGAATAATCTGCGGCGCCTGCTGGAGAAGAAGGGAAAACTTATCGTCGCCGGAACCGCCCTCTCATTCCTGCTGTTTTACGCCCTGGTCAAATGGGCCGGACCCCCTTTCTGGAAATACGCCTTCCTTCCGCCGGTAACTGACCGCTTCACTGTTGACAACTATACTCTCTTTTCTCTGAGTCATCTGGTTGACATGCTGAATCTTACAATACTGTTGGCGCCGATGGCGCTGGCGGTGCCGCTCCTCCGCTGGTCGGTGCGAGGGAAAGAAAAAACCGCAGCCTTGACCCCGGATATGACTTTTATTCTGGTGGCGGCTGTTGGCGGACTGATGGCCGCTTTTGTCATTGAGCCGAAACTTGGTATGGCGCGGGATTGGGACTTGATGTCCACCTTGATTATCGGTCTGCAGCTTGCCGGAATATATTTCTGGATTTCTTTCTTTCAAAAAAGACCACAGTTTGAGGTTGCCACGGCGCTTATGATACTTCTTTCAGTCGCCGCTTTTGTTCCCTGGCTGATGCTCCATAATTCCAGCGCCGGGCTTTACCGTTACACTCTGGCGGTGTCGCAACTTGACCCCAGGCATGGCCGCACCGCTTTCTTCATTATGAAAGGTATAATGGAGAAGCAGGGAGACGCCGTCGAAACCGAACGGCTCTCTCTTCTCATCAACCGCCTCTTACCGGAGCATGCTCTCGACAAAGAAGGAGCGGCGCTGTTCAATCGCGGCGAGTATGAGCGCGCTTTATCCAGTTTTGACCGCGCCATACAGGAGAATCCTTCCTGGTATGCCCCTTATTTTGACAAAGGTATCTGTCTCAGCAGGATGAATCGATGGGAGGAAGCCCTGGCGATGTTTGAAATTGCCGATGCCCTCAATCCTTATAACTCCGACCTTTATTTTCAGATCGGAAATATCTATAAAGTCAAAAGAGATTATGATAAAATGCGCCAGTACTGGCAGAAAGCGCTCAGCTATGACCGCGACAACTGGAAAACATTCCTCGGTTACGGCACTTATCACCTTGACCGGCGTCAATACGACTCCGCCCTTTATTATCTCACTCTCAAGCCGGACTCAGTCTATGAGCCGGAGGTTTTCTACTTTCGCGGCGTGGCATGGGTGAGAAAGAACGACACCGCCCGGGCGGTTAGTCAATTTCGCCGATATCTTGAAACCGGCAAAGACCCGGCCGTCCGACAGGATATTTTGAGATTCCTGAAAGAAACCGGGCAAAATTACTGAACGGTTCAAATATTCATGCCGGCGCCATCGTTCAATCAGAGACTAATGGCAATATCTTATGTGGTATAATTTCCTAATATCAGGATTATTCTCGATTATGGTTACTTCTTCTAATCCGTCGCTTCCCGATTTTGATTCCCTCTGGAATTACAGCAAACCGTCTGAAACCGAGGAGAAATTTCGTGAGCTGCTTCCCCGGGCGATAAACTCCGGCGATACCGGTTATCAGGCGGAACTGCTCACTCAAATCGCCCGAACGCTGGGGCTTCAACGCAAATTTGCCGATGCCGATTCGGTTCTGGATGAGGTTCAAGAGATGCTCCCCCGGGCGGGAGAGCAGGCGCGGGCGCGTTATCTATTGGAGAGGGGACGAGTCCGAAACTCCTCCGGCAACCCCGATAAAGCGCAGCCCTTTTTTGAGGAGGCTCTGGAGGTGGCGCAAAAGGCCGCGCTCGATGATTATGCCGTTGATGCCGCTCATATGCTGGCTATTGTCGCCAAAGGTGAGGCGGTGATGGATTGGAATTTGAAAGCGCTCCAGTTGGCAGAAAAGTCATCGGAACCTGAGGCGCGCAGGTGGCTGGGAAGTCTCTACAATAATATCGGGTGGACTTATTTCGATATGCAAAAATATGACTCCGCCTTGACTCTGTTTGAGAAAGCGCTTGCTTTCCGCGCGGAACAGGGACAGCCAGAACAGATCAGAATCGCCAAATGGTCGGTCGCCAAAGCCAGGCGATTTCTGGGACAGATTGATGAAGCGCTCTCTATTCAGCGCGAACTTGAAAAGGAATGGGCCCAATCCGGTGAAGAGCAGGATGGGTATGTCTTTGAGGAACTGGCGGAGTGTCTTCTCATCAAGAACGACCCGGCCGCCGAGAGTTACTTTGCGCTGGCGTACAGATATCTTTCCCGGGACAGCTGGCTTGCCGAAAATGAGCCGGAACGGCTGAAAAGATTGAAAGAACTGGGTAAGGTAGAATAACTGATTGTGTCATCGGTCTCTAACTGACACTCCTTGATTGGCTGTCGTTCTCCGAACCTGATATATAAAAGATAAGCGACAGCGCCAGCCCCGGAAAAATCGGCTCAATCCCCCACCAGTAATTTCCATCATCCGTGCCGTAACGGGACAATAGCCAGACCAGCGAGATTGTTGCCGAAAGTACAATCGACAGAAACGCCGCTCTCGGTTTCATTCTTCTTTTGCCGTTAAAAGCAAAGAACAGCGGTATCAATAACGCCGGCGTCCCGACCGACCCAAAATCATGCCAGATATCGATAATAGATTCGAAGAAAAGAGCGGCAGCGACGGCAATAACAGCCGAAAGCGCCAGCCCGACTCGAGTGTAATGAGTAATCCTATTTTCATCTATCGGGAAAAGCCTCCAGACTATATCCCGCCCGAAAGTCGAGGCCGCAATGAAGAAATAAGAATCGACGGTCGAATGCACGGTTGAAAGAAGCGCCAGCGCAAAAAGTCCCATCACTCCCACCGGAAGCATCAGGTCGGCAAGGGCGATATACGACGTCGCCGGGTCTTTCAAGTCCGGCAGAAGCGCCCGGGCATATAATCCGCATGAGGTAGTCATAAAGTCAAAAATCATCCAGCAAACTATAGAAATAAGAATTCCTTTTCGCGCGACCGCTTCCGACTTGGCGGCATAGCATCGCTGATAGAACGCCGGCTCAATAAGTGTCGCCAGAGCGATAAAATACCAGACCGCTATATAAATTCCGGGATTCCCGCCATGCCAGGTCAGATGGGTTTCCGGCACTCTCGCGGCGATAAAACTGTACCCGCCATACTCCGCAAAGAGCATTATGGTCATAATGATGAAACCGAGGTACATCAGGACAAACTGCAGTATGTCGGTTCGCACGACCGAACGGAACCCCCCCAGATGAACATAGAATAGGGAGAAGAGCGTCCCCAGAACTGCCCCCAGCCAGAGAGGCCATCCGAACAGATATTGGAAAAGCGCCGCCAGCATCAAAACATAAGCCGCCGGGAGAGTCATAAGGAAGATTATGACAGAACCGGCCACTGCCGTCTTTTTTCCGTACGTTGTGAATAGCCGGTCCGGAATCGTCAGCGCCTCCGACCGCCGGGCTTTCCTCGCCAGAAATAGAGCGAACAGGAAAGCCGTCAGGTAATACGGCACCCCAAATACCAGCCAGTTGGAAAGCCCAAACTTATAGGAATATTCTCCCACACCGAGAATCCCGCCGTACCAGGTTGAGACCAGTGACGCCACAAAAGCCGGCAGAGTCAGGGTGCGCCCCCCCAGAATGAAATTCGCCGCCGATTCCTCGCTGGCGGCGCGACGGCGCATCCCCAGGATTATCAGTCCCGCCAGATACGACAGGATAATAGCATAATCAATAATCGACAAATTCTCTTATTCCAGTTCCCAGCGCAGTTGCACAAAGAAATTCCGCTCCGCCGCCGGATAATATTCGCCAACCCATTCTCCCGGGTCGGTCTCGTAAGCATATCCGCTCAATTCATATTTCTCATTGAAGATATTATTCACGGTAGCCGACAGAATAAATCTTCCCAATCCGTCAAACCCCTTCACTTTCAGCGCCGCTGTCACCGATGACACCGTGTATGGCTCAATCGAGAGCTCTTTCCGGTTGCCGTTCTCGACATACTGCCGCCCCACGGCTCGGAACCGGTAGGTCAACCGCAGCGGCTCCCGGTCATAATCAAATATCAGATTCGATATATTATCCGGAAAACCGGCGATATGATTGCCGGAAAAATCGAGAGTATCATCAACCGTACCGTTATAATCATAATCGCGGTAGAGATAATACTCTTTGAGACGGTTATAATTGAAAGAACTGTTGCCGCCTATGGTCAGGCTCTCGCCGAGACGGAAACTTCCGCTCAATTCAATTCCGGAATGCACCGAGCGCTCGGCGTTTCCAAGACGAACCCGCCCGCTTTCATCAATCCCCCCTTCCGGCACGATTTCATTGCGAAACTCCATCCAGAAGAGATTCAGGCCGGCCTGCCAGCGGTCCTGACGGATGTTTCCGCCCAACTCAAAATCATACAACCGCTCCGGTTTAACGGTCGGGTCGCCAAAGACAAAGGTCGTATCATTTGACGTCGATACGCTAATTCGCCTGATTTCCAGATTGGGCGTACTCCAGGGGTCTTCGGCATCATATATCGTAACGTCCTCCGGCTCCCGTGACGAGAGTGCGAAACTTCCGAAAATATCAATCTGGTCGTTTACGAGATAACTGATTCCGGCGCGGGGGGACAGGAATACCCAGTCGAGGTCGTACTTGTAACCATAGAGCGCTCCCAGGCGGCTCTGGTCAAAATCGTAATGCAGATATTTCAACTGCAGATTCCCCATCAGGCGAACCCGCTCCCCCAGATAAAAATATCTGTGAAGGTACGCCGAGCTTAGATATTTCTTCCCGAAATATTCATAATACCGGTTTTGCGGGTCTATATTGCTGGTCAACCCCTCCGCCCAGACCACCTGTCCCCAGTGCGTCGAGTTGAAATAATAGAAGGAACC
This DNA window, taken from Candidatus Zixiibacteriota bacterium, encodes the following:
- a CDS encoding tetratricopeptide repeat protein, which encodes VLLHWISIVYLPALLLYLAYFIGKNNLRRLLEKKGKLIVAGTALSFLLFYALVKWAGPPFWKYAFLPPVTDRFTVDNYTLFSLSHLVDMLNLTILLAPMALAVPLLRWSVRGKEKTAALTPDMTFILVAAVGGLMAAFVIEPKLGMARDWDLMSTLIIGLQLAGIYFWISFFQKRPQFEVATALMILLSVAAFVPWLMLHNSSAGLYRYTLAVSQLDPRHGRTAFFIMKGIMEKQGDAVETERLSLLINRLLPEHALDKEGAALFNRGEYERALSSFDRAIQENPSWYAPYFDKGICLSRMNRWEEALAMFEIADALNPYNSDLYFQIGNIYKVKRDYDKMRQYWQKALSYDRDNWKTFLGYGTYHLDRRQYDSALYYLTLKPDSVYEPEVFYFRGVAWVRKNDTARAVSQFRRYLETGKDPAVRQDILRFLKETGQNY
- a CDS encoding tetratricopeptide repeat protein, with product MVTSSNPSLPDFDSLWNYSKPSETEEKFRELLPRAINSGDTGYQAELLTQIARTLGLQRKFADADSVLDEVQEMLPRAGEQARARYLLERGRVRNSSGNPDKAQPFFEEALEVAQKAALDDYAVDAAHMLAIVAKGEAVMDWNLKALQLAEKSSEPEARRWLGSLYNNIGWTYFDMQKYDSALTLFEKALAFRAEQGQPEQIRIAKWSVAKARRFLGQIDEALSIQRELEKEWAQSGEEQDGYVFEELAECLLIKNDPAAESYFALAYRYLSRDSWLAENEPERLKRLKELGKVE
- a CDS encoding sodium:solute symporter family protein; the protein is MSIIDYAIILSYLAGLIILGMRRRAASEESAANFILGGRTLTLPAFVASLVSTWYGGILGVGEYSYKFGLSNWLVFGVPYYLTAFLFALFLARKARRSEALTIPDRLFTTYGKKTAVAGSVIIFLMTLPAAYVLMLAALFQYLFGWPLWLGAVLGTLFSLFYVHLGGFRSVVRTDILQFVLMYLGFIIMTIMLFAEYGGYSFIAARVPETHLTWHGGNPGIYIAVWYFIALATLIEPAFYQRCYAAKSEAVARKGILISIVCWMIFDFMTTSCGLYARALLPDLKDPATSYIALADLMLPVGVMGLFALALLSTVHSTVDSYFFIAASTFGRDIVWRLFPIDENRITHYTRVGLALSAVIAVAAALFFESIIDIWHDFGSVGTPALLIPLFFAFNGKRRMKPRAAFLSIVLSATISLVWLLSRYGTDDGNYWWGIEPIFPGLALSLIFYISGSENDSQSRSVS